In Massilistercora timonensis, the following are encoded in one genomic region:
- a CDS encoding IMP cyclohydrolase: protein MQIRSIEKELRENAYPGRGIILGKSPDGKKAVAAYFIMGRSENSRNRIFVEDGEGIRTQAFDPAKLTDPSLIIYAPVRVLGNKTIVTNGDQTDTIYEGMDRQMTFEQSLRSREFEPDAPNYTPRISGIMHIENGTYNYAMSILKSNDGRPEGCCRYTFAYEKPAAGEGHFIHTYQCDGNPLPSFEGEPKRIAVENEIDAFTDLLWNSLNEENKVSLFVRYIDIASGSYETRIVNKNK from the coding sequence ATGCAGATACGGTCGATCGAGAAAGAACTGAGAGAGAATGCTTATCCCGGCAGAGGGATCATCCTTGGGAAGAGTCCGGACGGGAAGAAGGCAGTAGCGGCATATTTCATCATGGGCCGCAGCGAGAACAGCAGGAACAGGATCTTTGTAGAAGATGGGGAGGGGATCCGCACCCAGGCCTTTGACCCGGCCAAGCTGACAGATCCCAGCCTTATTATCTATGCGCCGGTGCGGGTGCTGGGCAACAAGACCATCGTGACCAACGGAGACCAGACGGACACTATTTACGAGGGAATGGACCGGCAGATGACCTTTGAGCAGTCACTGCGAAGCAGGGAGTTTGAGCCGGACGCGCCCAATTATACGCCCAGGATCTCCGGGATCATGCATATTGAGAATGGAACCTATAATTACGCTATGTCCATCCTCAAAAGCAATGATGGACGCCCGGAAGGGTGCTGCCGGTATACCTTTGCCTACGAGAAGCCGGCGGCAGGGGAAGGACATTTCATCCATACCTATCAGTGCGACGGGAATCCGCTGCCAAGCTTTGAGGGAGAGCCCAAGCGGATCGCGGTGGAGAATGAGATCGACGCGTTTACCGATCTTCTGTGGAACAGTCTGAATGAGGAGAATAAGGTATCTCTTTTTGTGCGGTATATTGATATTGCCTCCGGCAGTTATGAGACCCGGATTGTAAATAAAAACAAATAG
- a CDS encoding cold shock domain-containing protein — MKGTVKWFNNQKGYGFISDEAGNDVFVHYTGLNMEGFKSLEEGQEVEYDVTEGAKGPQAVNVTKL, encoded by the coding sequence ATGAAGGGTACAGTAAAATGGTTCAACAACCAAAAAGGCTACGGCTTTATCTCTGACGAGGCCGGCAACGACGTATTCGTACACTACACAGGGTTGAACATGGAAGGCTTCAAGTCTCTGGAAGAAGGCCAGGAAGTAGAGTATGACGTAACTGAAGGAGCTAAGGGACCCCAGGCAGTCAACGTAACAAAACTTTAA
- the glmM gene encoding phosphoglucosamine mutase, with product MGKYFGTDGFRGEANEVLTVEHAFKVGRFLGWYFGQDHKAKIVIGKDTRRSSYMFEDALSAGLTASGANAYLLHVTTTPSVSYVTRTEDFDCGIMISASHNPFYDNGIKIINGKGHKMEAEVEEKIEAYIDGEMGEIPLAKKENIGRTVDYAAGRNRYIGYLISLATRSFEDMRIGLDCANGSAFAIAKSVYDALGAKTYVINSEPDGTNINTNCGSTHIEVLQQFVKEKKLDVGFAFDGDADRCIAVDENGNVVDGDLILYICGKYLKENGRLNGDTIVTTIMSNLGLYKACDKVGIRYEKTAVGDKYVYENMVQNDFCLGGEQSGHIIFSKHATTGDGILTSLMVMEVILEKKMSLAKLAEPVKIYPQLLKNVRVVDKKTARENPEVVKAVEAVTEALGDDGRILVRESGTEPVLRVMVEASTDELCGKYVDQVVDVIKAQGLEA from the coding sequence ATGGGTAAATATTTTGGAACAGACGGCTTCCGTGGAGAAGCCAACGAGGTTCTGACGGTAGAGCATGCATTCAAGGTAGGAAGATTCCTGGGATGGTATTTCGGACAGGATCACAAGGCGAAGATCGTGATCGGGAAGGATACCAGACGCAGCAGCTATATGTTCGAGGACGCGCTGTCCGCCGGTCTTACCGCTTCCGGCGCCAACGCCTATCTCCTGCATGTGACCACCACTCCCAGTGTATCTTATGTGACCCGGACGGAAGATTTTGACTGCGGCATCATGATCTCTGCCAGTCACAATCCTTTCTATGACAACGGGATCAAGATCATCAACGGCAAGGGGCATAAGATGGAAGCCGAGGTAGAAGAGAAGATCGAGGCTTACATTGACGGTGAGATGGGAGAGATCCCGCTGGCCAAGAAGGAAAATATTGGCCGGACTGTTGACTATGCGGCGGGCCGGAACCGTTATATCGGCTATCTGATCTCACTGGCCACCCGTTCCTTCGAAGATATGCGCATCGGTCTTGACTGTGCCAACGGAAGCGCGTTTGCCATTGCCAAGAGCGTATATGACGCTCTTGGAGCCAAGACTTATGTGATCAACAGCGAGCCGGACGGAACCAATATCAACACCAACTGTGGGTCTACTCACATTGAAGTACTGCAGCAGTTTGTGAAGGAGAAGAAGCTGGACGTAGGATTTGCCTTTGACGGAGACGCAGACCGGTGCATCGCGGTAGATGAGAACGGCAATGTGGTGGACGGAGATCTGATCCTCTATATCTGCGGAAAATATCTCAAAGAAAACGGCCGCTTAAACGGCGATACCATCGTGACCACCATCATGTCCAACCTGGGGCTCTACAAAGCCTGTGACAAGGTGGGGATCAGGTACGAGAAGACCGCGGTGGGCGACAAGTATGTCTATGAAAACATGGTTCAGAATGATTTCTGCCTGGGCGGAGAGCAGTCCGGCCATATCATTTTCAGCAAGCATGCCACCACCGGAGACGGTATCCTGACTTCTCTTATGGTGATGGAAGTGATCCTGGAGAAGAAGATGAGCCTGGCCAAGCTTGCGGAGCCGGTGAAGATCTATCCCCAGCTTCTTAAGAATGTCCGGGTGGTGGATAAAAAGACGGCCCGGGAGAATCCGGAGGTAGTCAAGGCAGTGGAGGCAGTGACGGAAGCTCTTGGCGACGACGGAAGGATTCTGGTAAGAGAGAGTGGCACAGAGCCGGTGCTGCGTGTGATGGTGGAGGCATCCACCGATGAATTGTGTGGAAAATATGTAGATCAGGTGGTAGACGTGATCAAGGCGCAGGGCCTGGAAGCGTAA
- the eno gene encoding phosphopyruvate hydratase has translation MYRYLPITDVYAREILDSRGNPTIEVEVLAGEEFCGRAGVPSGASTGRFEAVELRDREKRYRGMGVRLAAEHVNARIAPEIIGMNVFDQAALDGVLVRLDGTPDKSNLGANAMLGVSMAAARSASAALAMPLYSYLGGTNAKRLPVPMMNVINGGRHADNTIDIQEFMILPVGADCFREGLRMCAEVYHGLKGLLKERGYATSVGDEGGFAPDLRDAKEALAVLAEAIRRTGLQPGKDVALALDAAASELYDPDLQKYVFEGNRSAEEMIDYYEELAETFPIVSIEDPLDEEDWEGWELITTRMGQNIQLVGDDLFVTNKKRLERGIQKGVGNAILIKVNQIGTLTEAFDAIELAKNAGYHAIISHRSGETADGIIADIAVAFNAGQIKAGAPCRSERTEKYNQLLRIEERLGDAAEYEDPFR, from the coding sequence ATGTATAGATATTTGCCGATCACGGATGTATACGCAAGAGAAATCCTGGATTCCCGGGGGAATCCTACCATAGAAGTGGAAGTACTGGCAGGAGAAGAATTCTGCGGAAGAGCCGGGGTTCCTTCCGGCGCGTCTACCGGCCGGTTTGAGGCGGTGGAGCTGCGGGACAGGGAGAAGCGGTACCGGGGGATGGGAGTCCGCCTTGCGGCAGAGCATGTGAATGCCAGGATCGCGCCGGAGATCATCGGTATGAATGTGTTCGACCAGGCGGCTCTGGACGGAGTCCTGGTTCGTCTGGACGGGACGCCGGACAAATCCAATCTGGGAGCCAACGCCATGCTGGGAGTATCCATGGCGGCTGCCCGGTCCGCATCGGCGGCCCTTGCCATGCCTCTCTATTCTTATCTGGGAGGAACCAATGCAAAGAGACTTCCGGTGCCTATGATGAATGTGATCAATGGAGGGCGACATGCGGACAACACCATTGATATCCAGGAATTTATGATCCTTCCCGTGGGGGCTGATTGTTTCCGGGAGGGGCTGCGGATGTGCGCGGAAGTCTATCACGGACTGAAAGGGCTTTTGAAAGAAAGAGGGTATGCCACTTCTGTGGGGGATGAGGGAGGCTTTGCGCCGGATCTGAGAGATGCGAAAGAAGCTCTTGCCGTTCTGGCGGAAGCCATACGCCGCACCGGGCTGCAGCCGGGGAAAGATGTGGCGCTGGCGCTGGACGCGGCGGCTTCCGAGCTCTATGATCCGGATCTTCAGAAATATGTGTTTGAAGGAAACCGGTCGGCAGAAGAGATGATCGATTACTATGAAGAATTGGCCGAGACATTTCCCATTGTATCCATAGAAGATCCCCTGGATGAAGAAGACTGGGAAGGATGGGAACTTATTACCACCCGGATGGGACAGAACATCCAGCTGGTGGGGGACGATCTGTTTGTGACCAATAAGAAAAGGCTGGAGCGGGGGATCCAAAAAGGGGTGGGGAACGCGATCCTCATCAAGGTGAACCAGATCGGGACGCTTACCGAGGCGTTTGACGCGATCGAACTGGCGAAAAACGCAGGCTATCACGCCATCATCTCCCATCGTTCCGGGGAGACGGCGGACGGGATCATCGCGGACATCGCAGTGGCCTTTAACGCAGGACAGATCAAGGCCGGAGCGCCCTGCCGTTCTGAGCGGACGGAAAAATATAATCAGCTTCTGCGGATCGAGGAAAGGCTGGGAGACGCGGCGGAGTATGAGGATCCATTCCGGTAA
- the ptsP gene encoding phosphoenolpyruvate--protein phosphotransferase gives MITLTGKKVSEGIVIGKLVFYKRDERENRRIYVKDVEKEVQRFQKARQKAMAELKELYVTSIREVGEANAAIFEMQQKILEEEEFVDRVVNIVVEEKLNAEYAVQATAEEILKGVEGEGKEYLQGHSADVKDVALRLLQILSRSWKDRLLTDEPFVLATSELYPSEAVQLDKSKVLGFVTRYGTINSHTAVIARTKNIPSVIGLGEALKKDYDGKTIIIDGFEGKVYIEPDQTTLAKMKQRKSENRTQIQNLERLKGKENITQSGQKIDICANIGSREDIESVLRSDAGGVGLFRSEFLYMENGGKLPTEEQQFQAYKLAAESMGRKKVVIRTADLGGEKVADCLDLGGEKNPAMGVRGIRVSLDKEEIFMTQLRAILRASLYGNLSVMFPMISSVAEVQRAKLLLGRAGKELKAEKIPYNEKIEVGVMIETPAAVMISGELTREVDFVSIGTNDLTQFTLGMDRGNERLEPYYDPHHPALLKMIRIVANNVHLENKRISICGDLAADPEMTEFFLQIGIDELSVAPGEVLSLRKRIREIQ, from the coding sequence ATGATTACACTGACGGGGAAAAAGGTTTCAGAAGGGATCGTGATCGGGAAGCTGGTATTCTATAAGCGGGACGAGAGGGAAAACCGGCGGATCTATGTAAAGGATGTGGAGAAAGAGGTGCAGCGGTTCCAGAAAGCCAGACAGAAAGCAATGGCAGAGCTGAAGGAATTGTATGTGACTTCCATCCGGGAAGTGGGAGAGGCCAACGCGGCCATCTTCGAGATGCAGCAGAAGATCCTGGAAGAGGAGGAATTTGTGGACCGTGTGGTCAATATCGTGGTAGAGGAGAAGCTGAACGCGGAATATGCGGTGCAGGCTACGGCGGAAGAGATCCTTAAAGGAGTGGAAGGAGAAGGAAAGGAATATCTCCAGGGGCACAGCGCAGACGTGAAGGACGTGGCCCTGCGGCTTTTGCAGATCCTCTCCAGAAGCTGGAAGGACCGTCTCCTGACGGACGAGCCCTTTGTCCTGGCGACTTCCGAACTGTATCCCAGCGAGGCGGTACAGCTGGATAAATCAAAAGTGCTGGGATTTGTCACCCGTTACGGGACCATCAACTCCCATACGGCGGTGATCGCCCGGACTAAAAATATCCCGTCTGTGATCGGCCTGGGGGAGGCCCTGAAGAAGGACTATGACGGGAAGACCATCATCATCGACGGGTTTGAAGGGAAGGTTTATATTGAGCCGGATCAGACTACCCTGGCGAAGATGAAACAGCGCAAAAGTGAGAACCGGACGCAGATCCAGAACCTGGAGCGTCTGAAGGGAAAAGAAAATATTACCCAGAGTGGTCAGAAGATTGATATCTGCGCCAATATCGGAAGCCGGGAAGACATTGAGAGCGTCCTGAGAAGCGACGCGGGAGGTGTAGGTTTGTTCCGCAGTGAGTTCCTGTATATGGAAAACGGCGGAAAACTGCCTACAGAAGAGCAGCAGTTCCAGGCGTACAAGCTGGCGGCGGAATCTATGGGCCGCAAGAAAGTAGTGATCCGGACGGCGGACCTGGGAGGAGAGAAGGTGGCCGACTGCCTGGACCTGGGCGGCGAGAAGAATCCTGCCATGGGAGTCCGGGGGATCCGGGTTTCTCTGGATAAGGAAGAGATCTTCATGACCCAGCTTCGGGCCATCTTACGGGCAAGCCTCTATGGGAACCTGTCCGTGATGTTTCCTATGATCTCCTCCGTGGCGGAAGTGCAGCGGGCAAAGCTGCTCCTTGGAAGAGCAGGTAAAGAACTGAAGGCAGAGAAGATCCCCTATAATGAGAAGATTGAGGTGGGTGTGATGATCGAGACCCCGGCTGCAGTGATGATCAGCGGAGAGCTGACAAGAGAAGTGGACTTTGTCAGCATAGGGACCAACGATCTCACCCAGTTTACCCTGGGCATGGACCGGGGGAACGAGCGTCTGGAGCCTTACTATGATCCCCACCATCCGGCTCTTCTTAAGATGATCCGGATCGTGGCCAACAACGTCCATCTGGAGAATAAGAGGATCAGTATCTGCGGCGACCTGGCTGCAGATCCGGAGATGACGGAATTTTTCCTGCAGATCGGCATTGATGAACTTTCCGTGGCCCCGGGAGAAGTACTTAGTTTGCGCAAACGGATCCGGGAGATCCAGTAA
- a CDS encoding phosphoribosylaminoimidazolecarboxamide formyltransferase: protein MKELELKYGCNPNQKPSRIYMADGSQLPIQVLNGRPGYINFLDAFNGWQLVSELKKATGLPAATSFKHVSPAGAAVGLPLSDTLAKIYWVDDLGELSPLACAYARARGADRMSSFGDFISLSDVCDVDTAKLIKREVSDGVIAPGYEPEALEILKEKKKGNYNVIQIDPEYQPAALEHKDVYGITFEQGRNELKIDDDFFANIVTENKELPKEAKIDLAISMITLKYTQSNSVCFVKDGQAIGIGAGQQSRIHCTRLAGSKADNWWLRQSPQVMNLPFVDSIRRADRDNAIDLYIGEDYMDVLSDEAWPAIFKEKPEVFTREAKREWLDKLTGVSLGSDAFFPFGDNIERAHRSGVQYVAQPGGSVRDDNVIEVCNKYNMTMAFTGIRLFHH from the coding sequence ATGAAAGAATTAGAACTGAAATATGGATGTAACCCTAACCAGAAGCCTTCCCGGATCTATATGGCAGACGGAAGCCAGCTGCCCATCCAGGTGCTGAACGGACGCCCGGGATATATCAATTTCCTGGACGCGTTCAACGGCTGGCAGCTGGTAAGCGAGCTGAAGAAAGCCACCGGTCTTCCGGCGGCCACATCCTTTAAGCATGTTTCCCCTGCAGGAGCGGCGGTGGGCCTGCCTCTTTCCGACACTCTGGCGAAAATCTACTGGGTGGATGACTTAGGAGAACTTTCTCCCCTGGCCTGTGCTTACGCAAGAGCCAGAGGGGCGGACCGGATGTCTTCTTTCGGAGACTTTATCTCCCTGTCTGACGTCTGCGACGTGGATACCGCGAAGCTTATTAAGCGGGAAGTGTCCGACGGTGTGATCGCGCCGGGATATGAGCCGGAAGCCCTGGAGATCCTGAAGGAGAAGAAGAAAGGGAATTACAACGTGATCCAGATTGATCCGGAGTATCAGCCGGCGGCCCTGGAGCACAAGGACGTCTACGGGATCACATTTGAGCAGGGAAGAAATGAACTGAAGATCGACGATGACTTTTTTGCCAATATCGTGACGGAGAATAAGGAACTGCCAAAAGAGGCGAAGATCGACCTTGCCATTTCTATGATCACTTTGAAATATACGCAGTCCAATTCCGTATGTTTTGTAAAGGACGGACAGGCCATCGGTATCGGCGCCGGGCAGCAGTCCCGGATCCACTGTACCCGTCTGGCCGGGTCCAAAGCGGACAACTGGTGGCTGCGTCAGTCTCCCCAGGTGATGAATCTGCCTTTCGTAGATTCCATCCGCCGGGCGGACCGGGACAACGCCATTGACCTGTATATCGGAGAGGATTATATGGACGTGCTCTCTGACGAGGCGTGGCCGGCTATCTTCAAGGAGAAACCGGAAGTATTTACCCGGGAGGCCAAGCGGGAGTGGCTTGACAAGCTCACAGGCGTGTCTCTGGGATCCGATGCTTTCTTCCCATTCGGGGATAACATTGAGCGGGCCCACAGAAGCGGCGTTCAGTATGTGGCTCAGCCGGGCGGCTCTGTGCGGGACGACAATGTGATCGAGGTATGCAATAAGTACAATATGACGATGGCATTTACCGGGATCCGTCTGTTCCATCATTAA
- a CDS encoding NCS2 family permease codes for MLEKLFKLKENGTDAKTEILAGVTTFMTMAYILAVNPSILSETGMDQGAVFTATAVASLLGTLFMSLFANYPFALAPGMGLNAYFAYTVVLGMGYSWETALTAVFIEGLIFIVLSLTNVREAIFNAIPINLKAAVSVGIGLFIAFIGLQNAKIVIGGSTLLQLFSVEDYNTLNGVEASFNDVGITVLLAVIGILITGILVIKNIKGNILWGILITWLLGIVCQLAGLYVPNGELGFYSLLPDFSNGLAIPSLSPIFGKLQFDGIFSLEFLVVIFAFLFVDIFDTLGTLIGVSTKANMLDENGKLPRIKGALLADAVATTAGAVLGTSTVTTFVESASGVTEGGRTGLTSITTAILFGVALLFSPIFLAIPSFATAPALVVVGFYMLTNVVNIDFNDLAEAIPCYICIIAMPFFYSISEGIAMGVISYVVLNLVTGKAKGRISVLMYVLAVLFVLKYLFL; via the coding sequence ATGCTGGAAAAACTTTTTAAACTGAAAGAAAACGGCACAGACGCCAAGACAGAGATCCTGGCCGGAGTTACCACATTTATGACCATGGCTTACATCCTGGCGGTCAATCCCAGTATCTTAAGCGAGACGGGAATGGACCAGGGAGCGGTATTTACCGCTACTGCGGTGGCTTCTCTTCTGGGTACGCTGTTCATGTCTCTTTTTGCCAATTATCCTTTTGCCCTGGCGCCGGGCATGGGCCTGAACGCCTATTTTGCCTACACGGTAGTGTTGGGAATGGGATATAGCTGGGAGACGGCTCTGACAGCTGTATTTATTGAAGGTCTCATCTTTATCGTGCTGTCCCTGACCAATGTGCGGGAGGCAATCTTCAACGCCATCCCCATAAACCTGAAGGCGGCGGTGAGCGTAGGTATCGGCCTTTTCATCGCGTTTATCGGACTGCAGAACGCCAAGATCGTGATCGGAGGCTCCACCCTGCTGCAGCTCTTCTCTGTAGAAGATTACAACACCCTTAATGGTGTGGAGGCAAGCTTCAATGATGTAGGGATTACAGTGCTCCTGGCAGTGATCGGCATCCTGATCACCGGGATCCTGGTGATCAAGAACATCAAAGGAAATATCCTGTGGGGGATCCTGATCACCTGGCTTCTGGGAATTGTCTGCCAGCTGGCGGGACTCTATGTGCCCAACGGGGAGCTTGGATTCTACAGCCTGCTTCCGGATTTCAGCAATGGACTGGCTATCCCAAGCCTGTCCCCGATCTTTGGGAAACTGCAATTTGACGGGATCTTCTCCCTGGAATTCCTGGTAGTGATCTTCGCATTCCTGTTTGTAGACATTTTTGATACCCTTGGAACTCTGATCGGCGTATCCACTAAGGCGAATATGTTGGATGAAAATGGGAAGCTGCCCCGGATCAAGGGAGCGCTCCTGGCGGACGCGGTAGCCACCACCGCAGGCGCGGTTCTGGGTACTTCCACCGTTACTACCTTTGTAGAGAGTGCTTCCGGTGTCACCGAAGGAGGAAGAACAGGACTTACATCCATCACCACAGCCATCCTGTTTGGCGTGGCGCTCCTGTTCTCACCCATCTTCCTGGCGATCCCGTCCTTTGCCACAGCTCCGGCTCTGGTAGTGGTTGGATTCTATATGCTGACCAACGTGGTGAATATTGATTTCAATGATCTGGCGGAGGCGATCCCCTGCTATATCTGTATCATTGCCATGCCGTTCTTCTACAGCATTTCTGAAGGAATCGCCATGGGCGTGATCTCCTACGTGGTGCTGAACCTGGTAACAGGCAAGGCAAAAGGACGGATCAGCGTGCTGATGTATGTACTGGCAGTGCTGTTCGTACTGAAGTACCTGTTCCTGTAG
- the cysK gene encoding cysteine synthase A has translation MRQIAEKIEELVGHTPLLEVKRIEEAEGLKARLLVKLELFNPAGSVKDRAALSMIRDGEEKGFLKPGSVIIEPTSGNTGIGLAAIGGARGYRVIFTMPETMSVERRKLLKGYGAEIVLTPGAKGMAGAIEEADRLAREIDGGIVLGQFDNPANPMAHYQTTGPEIWEDTEGEIDIFVAGVGTGGTITGTGKFLREKNPKIRIVAAEPKGSCVLSGGEPGPHGLQGIGAGFIPGILDTGIYDQVIPVSEEEAYEAARLLARREGILTGISSGAALSVGLRMAREEENAGKTIVVLLPDTGERYLSTPLFQEG, from the coding sequence ATGAGACAGATCGCTGAGAAAATAGAAGAACTTGTAGGGCACACGCCGCTTCTGGAAGTGAAGCGGATTGAGGAAGCAGAGGGCCTTAAGGCAAGGCTTCTGGTGAAGCTGGAGCTGTTTAATCCGGCGGGAAGCGTGAAAGACCGGGCAGCTTTATCTATGATCCGGGACGGGGAGGAAAAAGGGTTCCTTAAGCCGGGATCAGTGATCATCGAACCCACCAGCGGAAATACCGGGATCGGACTTGCGGCCATCGGCGGCGCCAGAGGATACCGGGTGATCTTCACCATGCCGGAGACCATGAGCGTGGAGAGACGGAAGCTGTTGAAAGGATACGGGGCTGAGATCGTTCTGACGCCGGGGGCCAAAGGGATGGCGGGAGCCATTGAGGAGGCGGACCGCCTGGCCCGGGAGATCGACGGCGGGATCGTACTGGGACAGTTTGACAATCCGGCCAATCCCATGGCCCATTACCAGACTACCGGACCGGAGATCTGGGAAGATACAGAGGGAGAAATCGATATTTTTGTAGCAGGTGTGGGGACCGGGGGAACGATCACCGGGACCGGGAAATTCTTGCGGGAGAAGAATCCGAAGATCCGGATCGTGGCGGCAGAACCCAAGGGTTCCTGCGTATTATCCGGAGGAGAGCCCGGACCACATGGGCTGCAGGGCATCGGAGCCGGATTCATTCCCGGGATCCTGGATACAGGCATCTATGATCAGGTGATCCCAGTAAGCGAAGAAGAAGCCTATGAGGCGGCCAGGCTGCTGGCAAGGCGGGAAGGGATCCTGACAGGGATAAGCTCCGGGGCGGCGCTGTCCGTGGGGCTTAGGATGGCCAGAGAAGAAGAGAATGCCGGAAAGACCATTGTGGTACTGCTTCCGGATACAGGAGAACGGTATTTGTCTACGCCGTTGTTCCAAGAGGGATAA
- a CDS encoding YitT family protein, giving the protein MMSQSKNFALLTGSTLLIAIGTYFFKFTNNFTFGGITGLAVLVAKSGFISAGDFNFIVNMLLLLLGFLILGKNFAAKTAYCSILLSVALSLLERICPMDGPLTDQPMLELAFAIALPALGSAVLFNIGSSSGGTDIIAMILKKYTSIDIGKALLATDFLIALAGCFVFGIETGLYSFLGLAVRSSMVDGFIESLNLSKYFNVVCSTPEPICHFINDELHRSATIVDAKGAFSGEQKYLVLTVLNRFQAVRLRNYIKTEAPDAFLLISNTSEIIGKGFHSF; this is encoded by the coding sequence ATGATGTCACAATCGAAAAATTTTGCGCTGCTCACCGGCAGCACCCTTCTGATCGCCATTGGAACCTACTTCTTCAAATTCACCAACAACTTCACCTTTGGCGGGATCACTGGTCTGGCTGTCCTCGTTGCCAAGAGCGGATTTATTTCCGCCGGCGACTTCAACTTTATCGTCAACATGCTCCTTTTACTTCTCGGTTTTCTCATCCTTGGCAAAAATTTTGCCGCGAAGACTGCATACTGCAGTATCCTGCTCTCCGTAGCCCTGTCGCTTCTGGAACGGATCTGCCCCATGGACGGGCCTCTCACCGATCAACCCATGCTGGAGCTGGCCTTCGCCATCGCGCTCCCAGCCCTGGGCTCCGCAGTCCTCTTTAATATTGGTTCTTCCAGCGGCGGTACAGACATTATCGCCATGATCCTGAAGAAATATACCAGCATAGATATCGGAAAAGCCCTTCTGGCCACCGATTTCCTTATCGCCCTGGCAGGCTGCTTCGTCTTTGGCATCGAGACCGGACTCTACTCCTTCCTGGGACTTGCCGTCCGCTCTTCCATGGTGGACGGATTTATCGAGAGTCTGAACCTGTCCAAATACTTTAATGTGGTCTGCAGCACCCCCGAACCCATCTGTCACTTCATCAACGATGAACTGCACAGGAGCGCCACCATTGTAGACGCCAAGGGCGCCTTCTCCGGAGAGCAGAAATACCTGGTCCTCACTGTCCTGAACCGGTTCCAGGCTGTCCGGCTGAGGAACTACATCAAAACAGAGGCGCCGGATGCGTTTTTACTTATCTCCAACACCAGCGAGATCATAGGAAAAGGGTTCCACTCCTTCTAA
- a CDS encoding nitroreductase family protein: MELLEIMQNRRSVRKYTEESVKEEDLKKILQAGLLAESGKGKRPWEFILVRDKETLHKMAGCREGRVKMLETADCAVVVLGDSHKTDIWTEDCSIAMAHMHLMADSLGIGSCWVQGRLRKSEDGRDTEEFLRDLLGYPQNYKLEATLVLGMPAEHGPAYELEELPVEKVHEGIFGRAVEWK, from the coding sequence ATGGAGTTGCTGGAAATCATGCAGAACCGCAGGAGTGTCCGAAAATATACGGAAGAGTCTGTGAAGGAGGAGGATCTGAAGAAGATCCTGCAGGCAGGTCTTCTGGCAGAGTCCGGGAAAGGCAAACGCCCCTGGGAATTTATCCTGGTGCGGGACAAGGAAACCCTGCACAAGATGGCAGGCTGCCGGGAGGGCCGAGTGAAAATGTTGGAGACGGCGGACTGCGCGGTGGTTGTCCTGGGAGATTCCCACAAGACCGACATATGGACGGAGGATTGTTCCATAGCTATGGCCCACATGCATCTGATGGCGGACAGTCTGGGAATCGGGAGCTGCTGGGTGCAGGGAAGGCTGAGAAAGTCTGAGGACGGGAGAGATACGGAAGAGTTCTTAAGAGATCTTCTGGGATATCCGCAGAATTATAAGCTGGAAGCTACCCTGGTCCTGGGGATGCCCGCGGAACATGGACCGGCCTATGAACTTGAGGAGCTTCCCGTGGAGAAGGTCCACGAAGGAATCTTCGGCAGGGCGGTGGAGTGGAAATAA